A genomic segment from Drosophila subpulchrella strain 33 F10 #4 breed RU33 unplaced genomic scaffold, RU_Dsub_v1.1 Primary Assembly Seq45, whole genome shotgun sequence encodes:
- the LOC119562425 gene encoding 60S ribosomal protein L21, translating to MTNSKGYRRGTRDMFSRPFRKHGVIPLSTYMRVFKIGDIVDIKGHGAVQKGLPYKAYHGKTGRIFNVTQHAVGVIVNKRVRGKILAKRVNVRIEHIHHSKCREDFLRRVKENERLLKEAKGKGQWVSLKRQPEHPKKAHFVKKLEEPIALAPIPYEFIA from the coding sequence atgACGAACTCTAAGGGCTACCGCCGTGGCACACGTGATATGTTCTCTCGTCCTTTCCGAAAGCATGGTGTCATACCACTGTCTACATACATGCGAGTATTTAAGATTGGTGACATAGTGGACATTAAGGGACATGGAGCCGTTCAGAAGGGTTTGCCCTACAAGGCATACCACGGCAAAACTGGGCGCATTTTTAATGTAACTCAGCACGCTGTTGGTGTTATTGTAAATAAGCGTGTACGCGGAAAGATACTTGCCAAGCGTGTTAATGTGCGCATCGAACACATCCACCACTCCAAGTGCCGGGAGGATTTCCTGCGTCGCGTCAAGGAAAACGAGCGCCTATTAAAAGAGGCCAAGGGAAAGGGACAATGGGTCAGCCTGAAGCGCCAGCCCGAACATCCGAAGAAGGCGCACTTCGTTAAAAAGTTGGAGGAACCTATCGCTCTGGCTCCAATTCCATACGAATTCATTGCCTAA